In the Planctomycetota bacterium genome, one interval contains:
- a CDS encoding Bax inhibitor-1 family protein, protein MRNQYQTTSSSAWGAGASALPVSEAPAETRADFLKKTYSHLAAAVAALVALELLYFAIVPRDTLLSITGAVFGGFGGFGWVGILIAFAAVSYVAQKWAIEGVDSGKAYAGLTLYTIAQSLILLPLLVVATTFTGSDDGTSFGLIPTAVLVTALIVGGLTGFVFVTGANFNWLGGILAVGVLGLIGIFIGSLIFGFELGLIFIVFGVVLMSGFVLYETSNVLHTYPVGSHVAASLALFASIATLFWYVLQLLMLLQNRD, encoded by the coding sequence ATGCGTAACCAGTATCAAACGACCTCGTCATCGGCTTGGGGTGCCGGTGCCAGCGCCTTGCCCGTCAGCGAGGCCCCGGCCGAGACCCGCGCCGACTTCCTGAAAAAGACCTACAGCCACCTCGCCGCCGCCGTCGCGGCGCTGGTGGCCCTGGAGCTGCTCTACTTCGCGATCGTCCCGCGAGACACCTTGCTGTCGATCACCGGTGCCGTGTTCGGCGGGTTCGGTGGCTTCGGCTGGGTCGGCATCCTCATCGCCTTCGCGGCCGTCAGCTATGTGGCCCAGAAATGGGCGATCGAAGGGGTCGACAGCGGGAAGGCGTATGCAGGACTGACGCTCTACACGATCGCCCAGTCGCTGATCCTTCTGCCGCTGCTCGTGGTCGCGACGACCTTCACCGGAAGCGATGACGGCACCAGTTTCGGACTGATCCCGACGGCTGTGCTCGTCACGGCCCTCATTGTCGGCGGACTGACCGGCTTCGTCTTCGTGACCGGGGCCAACTTCAACTGGCTCGGCGGCATCCTGGCCGTCGGCGTGCTGGGGCTCATCGGCATCTTCATCGGGAGCCTGATCTTCGGATTCGAGCTGGGCCTGATCTTCATCGTCTTCGGCGTCGTTCTGATGAGCGGCTTCGTCCTGTACGAGACCAGCAACGTCCTGCACACCTACCCGGTCGGCAGCCACGTCGCGGCGAGCCTCGCGCTCTTCGCCAGCATCGCAACGCTGTTCTGGTACGTGCTGCAACTACTCATGCTGCTTCAGAACCGCGACTAG
- a CDS encoding Rieske (2Fe-2S) protein yields the protein MPWTTLCDLDELSRQGEGTFVDIDGRELAVFLDGETPRVMDNLCPHAGGSMASGYLEEQGGVMCAICPWHGWGFRVDTGDYIDMPGFEIAIYDSRIVDNDGKQQVQADLPMT from the coding sequence ATGCCGTGGACGACGCTGTGTGATCTGGACGAGCTGAGCCGTCAGGGCGAAGGCACCTTCGTCGACATCGACGGCCGAGAGCTGGCCGTGTTCCTGGATGGCGAGACGCCGCGGGTGATGGACAACCTCTGCCCGCACGCCGGCGGGTCGATGGCGTCGGGCTACCTCGAAGAGCAGGGCGGCGTGATGTGCGCGATCTGCCCCTGGCACGGCTGGGGCTTCCGCGTCGACACCGGCGACTACATCGACATGCCCGGCTTCGAAATCGCCATTTACGACAGCCGCATCGTCGACAACGACGGCAAGCAGCAGGTCCAGGCGGACCTGCCGATGACGTGA
- a CDS encoding Gfo/Idh/MocA family oxidoreductase, which produces MSERIVSYVAMGAGAINQRRHLPEIHKHANSKLVALCDPNEARAKEIAAHYDIPYFTDHKEMLAKVDSDAAVVGTPNALHAPQTIDAHNAGRHVLVEKPMATTREDAKAMIAARDKSGKFLMIGMNQRLMPPHVAAKEILDSGKLGKILTYETNFKHPGADGWSVDGIESWFFKKELAGMGVCGDLGIHKADLMRYLTGDEFAKIGGFVKTLAKRYPDGSPVEVDDNAFLECEMASGAIGSVHISWTNFGRIGDNGTRLFCENGVMRIGEEGDWADGVMVDYRGGRKERIKAGAMATNEKQTDSGVAAMLTHSILTNTPPEISGEEGYKALNVVITGIEAAAEGVIKTIG; this is translated from the coding sequence ATGTCCGAACGCATCGTTTCCTACGTCGCAATGGGTGCCGGCGCCATCAATCAGCGTCGTCACCTGCCCGAGATCCACAAGCACGCCAACAGCAAGCTCGTCGCCCTGTGCGACCCGAACGAGGCTCGGGCCAAGGAGATCGCGGCCCACTACGACATCCCGTACTTCACGGACCACAAGGAGATGCTGGCCAAGGTCGACTCTGACGCGGCCGTCGTCGGCACGCCCAACGCGCTGCACGCGCCCCAGACCATCGACGCCCACAACGCCGGCCGGCACGTCCTGGTCGAGAAGCCGATGGCCACCACGCGTGAAGACGCCAAGGCGATGATCGCGGCTCGCGACAAGAGCGGGAAGTTCCTGATGATCGGCATGAACCAGCGACTCATGCCGCCCCACGTCGCCGCCAAGGAAATCCTTGACTCTGGCAAGCTCGGCAAAATCCTGACCTACGAGACCAACTTCAAGCACCCCGGGGCCGACGGCTGGAGTGTCGACGGCATCGAGAGCTGGTTCTTCAAGAAGGAACTGGCCGGCATGGGCGTCTGCGGCGACCTGGGCATCCACAAGGCCGACCTCATGCGCTACCTCACCGGCGACGAGTTCGCCAAGATCGGCGGCTTCGTCAAGACGCTCGCAAAACGCTACCCGGATGGCTCGCCTGTCGAGGTCGACGACAACGCCTTCCTCGAATGCGAGATGGCGAGCGGGGCCATCGGTTCCGTCCACATCTCCTGGACCAACTTCGGCCGTATCGGCGATAACGGCACACGCCTCTTCTGCGAGAACGGCGTCATGCGCATCGGCGAAGAAGGCGACTGGGCGGACGGCGTCATGGTCGACTACCGCGGCGGCCGGAAAGAACGCATCAAGGCCGGTGCCATGGCCACCAACGAGAAGCAAACCGACTCCGGCGTCGCGGCCATGCTGACCCACAGCATCCTCACCAACACCCCGCCCGAAATCAGCGGCGAAGAAGGCTACAAGGCCCTCAACGTCGTCATCACCGGCATCGAAGCCGCCGCTGAGGGTGTGATCAAGACGATCGGCTGA